A genomic stretch from Telmatocola sphagniphila includes:
- a CDS encoding NADH-quinone oxidoreductase subunit C, giving the protein MSKTSDFLTQNFGSAVSLSEYRDNQRVVVASARVFELLQTLKEKQGFDLLSDVTAVDYLEFPGAKDRYGVVYVLTNTVTGETLIVKTFVNDPTPKLKSVYSLWKGADWLEREVYDMFGIEFEGHPDLRRILLPQEFVSFPLRKDYPLRGKGERHNFVPLIRAEG; this is encoded by the coding sequence ATGAGCAAAACCAGCGATTTTCTGACTCAGAACTTCGGATCGGCCGTGTCGCTCTCCGAATACCGCGATAATCAGCGGGTGGTAGTGGCCTCGGCCCGGGTCTTTGAACTTCTGCAAACGCTGAAGGAAAAGCAGGGATTCGATTTGCTGTCCGATGTGACGGCCGTCGATTATCTGGAATTTCCCGGTGCCAAAGATCGTTACGGCGTGGTTTACGTGCTGACGAACACGGTCACCGGCGAGACACTTATCGTCAAAACATTTGTGAACGATCCGACTCCAAAGCTGAAATCGGTTTATTCTCTCTGGAAAGGGGCCGATTGGCTGGAACGCGAAGTTTACGATATGTTCGGCATTGAATTCGAAGGACATCCGGATCTGCGACGAATCTTGTTGCCGCAAGAGTTTGTCTCATTCCCGCTTCGCAAAGATTACCCGCTGCGAGGCAAGGGAGAACGGCATAACTTCGTGCCGTTGATTCGAGCTGAAGGATAA
- a CDS encoding NADH-quinone oxidoreductase subunit D — MPLTAAAPYPVDVEDDSPDKEYLYTLNFGPQHPATHTTLRLILTLDGETIVKAVPDIGFLHSGFEKLGEDLDFNQYVTIVDRMNYISPIANEIAWHNAVEKLLDIQLTPRCKYIRTIIAELARISDHLLCIGAVALDLGGLTAFLYAFNAREGIYNIFENMSGQRFHPSYTRVGGLMMDVSEDWIELIRKFVREFPQVHSDVCRLLNKNRIFIDRTKGVGVLSKEEATNRSATGPCARASGVTRDIRKDAPYLAYKDFEFKTVCAKGGDCFSRYLVRMEEMRESLSIIKQAVENIPTGPVNVDIDDRLTIPDKTSTYRSIEGLIQHFELIMTNRRWKSPLEEVYAATESPNGELGFYIVGSGEGKAYRARTRPPSFIHFAMFPYLIEGHQISDVPAVLGSLNIIAAELDR, encoded by the coding sequence GTGCCTTTAACTGCTGCCGCTCCGTATCCGGTCGACGTCGAGGATGACTCGCCAGACAAGGAATATCTCTATACCCTCAATTTCGGGCCGCAGCACCCGGCTACCCACACCACACTGCGGTTAATCCTGACTTTGGATGGCGAGACCATCGTCAAGGCCGTGCCCGATATCGGCTTTTTGCACTCCGGCTTCGAAAAGCTCGGTGAAGATCTCGACTTCAATCAATATGTGACCATCGTCGACCGGATGAATTACATTTCGCCGATCGCCAATGAAATTGCCTGGCACAATGCGGTCGAGAAGCTTCTGGACATTCAGTTGACGCCGCGTTGCAAGTATATCCGCACCATTATCGCCGAGCTGGCCCGTATCTCGGATCACTTGCTCTGCATCGGTGCGGTTGCCCTCGACCTGGGTGGTCTGACGGCCTTCCTTTATGCTTTCAATGCACGCGAAGGCATCTACAACATCTTCGAAAATATGTCCGGCCAGCGCTTCCACCCCAGTTATACTCGGGTCGGCGGCCTGATGATGGACGTCAGCGAAGACTGGATCGAGTTGATCCGCAAGTTTGTGCGAGAGTTCCCGCAGGTTCATTCGGATGTATGCCGGCTTCTGAACAAGAATCGAATATTTATTGATCGCACTAAAGGGGTGGGTGTGCTTTCGAAAGAAGAAGCCACCAACCGCAGTGCGACGGGGCCCTGTGCCCGCGCTTCCGGGGTTACTCGCGATATCCGCAAAGACGCGCCCTATCTGGCGTACAAGGATTTCGAGTTCAAGACAGTCTGTGCGAAGGGGGGCGACTGCTTCAGCCGATACCTTGTTCGCATGGAGGAGATGCGCGAAAGTCTTTCGATCATCAAACAGGCCGTGGAGAATATCCCAACCGGGCCGGTGAATGTGGACATCGATGACCGATTGACCATTCCCGATAAAACTTCGACCTATCGCAGTATTGAAGGATTGATTCAGCATTTCGAATTGATCATGACTAATCGCCGCTGGAAGAGTCCGTTGGAAGAAGTTTACGCGGCCACAGAATCGCCCAACGGCGAACTCGGCTTCTACATTGTGGGCTCAGGCGAAGGGAAGGCGTATCGGGCTAGGACCCGGCCGCCATCATTCATCCACTTCGCGATGTTCCCTTACTTAATTGAGGGACATCAGATTTCGGACGTCCCGGCAGTGTTGGGGTCGTTGAATATTATTGCGGCGGAGTTGGATCGATAA
- a CDS encoding AsmA-like C-terminal region-containing protein: MSTRKWLIRSLIPIFIGLLVGMGLYVSSWLKPAYIREQCIAQLLEKFQNVDIEVGSASLRFFGGISISDLKMTRKDDPDHKPILYIPYAVLQQDKERLSQGQLVIRKIDMDSPTIRLQRNVDGTLNWSNILLPPKDDEPIPVFVLKNAKVEIDDYSPASPRTLNLDIPKVVMVNDPKSIYRIEGFGSCELFGNFSFAGTYDEQQNGFHLKSSLKKLPIEPAQLNWLSAYVPEIQEYAEKLHGVGHIDLELAGATRPALTFHPTVHFELTQGSFQHPNLPAPLTNLSVLGTLKEETLFIEKARANSGESVLGMDGEINLKPSSRSVPLVMVAKSGSPPEKNVADVFRRLNLSVEHVVLNDAFFAKLPVKLQILNRMFKPEGPTDLEVHLNRLKDIAETHVVVLPRGIRGSYEGFPYPLTDAKGHIELIMIPGKEDELDIDLTASAKGRTAKILGTIRGDYPENDVKLTISGEGLQVDADLIKALPEPYPQLVRRLRPSAKGNFVATIRHNAQTRRDHGPTVFDNTFDIQLYETSINYTDFPYPLHKVNGNLYIRTVPERPTRLPTPAGIPIPQVSSNDDDTGSIEFRNFHAEHAGGKLFINGLRVPSTGGNLLSFEIKAEDLPFDLELREALSRLKIDSVWQTFDMQGKMNSTILVNVFERAKTEKATESVFNPAKDLALGISFDGASIRPTFFPYLLQDVKGQLTFFDGLIKIQNFEGRHGSTVIALPKATVTIPPEGGYYADLNDLKATNILFEPEFLKALPLDLRKAIEDLELKGPVLLNANRIVVTEKAATQPAYLPTVKKNLHRDLYQAAYNNFLPEPEQEQTPHRSLVNQRLNYPTIYWDGRLTLTNGSFVTGIPWRNAYGQFVSTGVYEGDHPGKISSKLVLERATILKQPVENIIISLFMTPDQPKLLLIDSIQAKVYGGELTGEARVLLDDQPYFNLKLTAARMRLSEFARSQNLEAKTRLEGLAYGRLKLTNCDHKEKGQPVLEGIGGIDIPNGSKILNVPELLNLLKAMKLHVPDDTFFDEAHASFRIKNNQLYFGQIDLLGDAVNLGGEGGMHLDGSNVKLEFYTISRFHDMLNSPLSKLTAGISRSLLKIAVQGDFNGKLDYKSQPVPIVTDPLKRLMDR, encoded by the coding sequence ATGTCCACACGGAAGTGGCTCATCCGCAGTCTGATCCCTATTTTCATCGGCCTACTGGTCGGCATGGGGCTGTACGTCTCCTCCTGGTTGAAACCCGCCTACATCCGCGAACAATGCATCGCACAGCTGCTCGAGAAATTCCAGAATGTCGACATCGAAGTCGGCTCGGCCTCGCTGCGATTCTTCGGGGGCATTTCGATCTCCGATCTGAAAATGACCCGCAAGGACGATCCCGATCACAAGCCGATTCTGTACATTCCGTACGCCGTGCTGCAGCAGGACAAGGAACGGCTCTCGCAGGGGCAGCTGGTCATCCGCAAAATCGATATGGATTCTCCGACCATTCGACTGCAGCGGAATGTCGACGGCACGCTCAACTGGTCCAACATTCTTTTGCCTCCCAAAGATGACGAGCCCATACCGGTCTTCGTTCTCAAAAATGCCAAGGTGGAAATTGACGATTACAGCCCCGCTTCGCCGCGAACGCTGAATCTCGACATTCCCAAAGTCGTGATGGTGAACGATCCGAAATCGATCTATCGCATCGAAGGCTTCGGCAGCTGCGAACTCTTCGGCAATTTCTCATTCGCCGGGACTTACGATGAGCAACAGAACGGCTTCCACCTGAAATCGAGTCTGAAAAAACTGCCGATCGAGCCGGCGCAGTTGAACTGGCTGAGCGCCTATGTTCCCGAGATTCAGGAATACGCGGAGAAGCTGCACGGCGTGGGCCACATCGATTTGGAACTGGCCGGAGCCACTCGGCCAGCTTTGACCTTTCATCCGACCGTGCATTTCGAATTGACGCAGGGCTCCTTCCAGCACCCGAATCTGCCGGCCCCCCTGACGAACTTGAGCGTTCTGGGCACTTTGAAAGAGGAGACGCTGTTTATCGAGAAGGCGCGGGCGAACAGTGGTGAGAGCGTCCTGGGCATGGACGGCGAGATCAACTTGAAGCCGAGTTCCCGGAGCGTTCCACTCGTCATGGTGGCCAAGTCGGGAAGTCCGCCGGAAAAGAATGTCGCCGATGTCTTTCGCCGTTTGAATTTGTCGGTCGAGCATGTGGTCCTCAACGATGCTTTCTTTGCGAAGCTGCCGGTCAAGTTGCAGATTCTCAATCGCATGTTCAAACCGGAAGGTCCCACCGATCTCGAAGTGCATCTTAACCGACTCAAAGATATCGCCGAAACCCACGTTGTCGTATTACCCCGAGGCATCCGCGGAAGCTATGAAGGATTCCCCTATCCGTTGACGGATGCCAAAGGCCACATCGAGCTGATTATGATTCCGGGTAAAGAGGACGAACTGGACATCGACCTCACGGCCAGCGCCAAGGGCAGGACCGCGAAAATCCTCGGCACGATCCGGGGCGATTATCCCGAAAATGATGTGAAGCTGACGATCAGCGGCGAGGGTTTGCAAGTCGATGCCGATCTGATCAAAGCTTTGCCGGAACCCTACCCGCAGCTAGTGCGCCGGCTGCGACCCTCGGCCAAAGGGAACTTCGTGGCCACCATCCGCCACAACGCTCAAACCCGGCGCGATCACGGGCCGACCGTTTTCGACAATACGTTCGACATTCAACTCTATGAAACTTCGATCAACTACACCGATTTCCCTTATCCACTGCATAAGGTGAACGGCAATCTCTACATTCGAACCGTACCCGAACGCCCCACCCGGCTGCCGACCCCGGCGGGAATCCCTATTCCGCAAGTCTCCTCCAACGACGATGACACTGGAAGTATCGAGTTCCGCAACTTCCACGCCGAGCACGCCGGCGGCAAGCTGTTCATCAATGGTCTGCGCGTCCCTTCGACGGGAGGCAACCTGCTCTCGTTCGAAATTAAAGCGGAAGATCTGCCCTTCGATCTCGAACTGCGCGAAGCGCTGTCCCGATTGAAAATCGACAGCGTCTGGCAGACCTTCGACATGCAGGGCAAGATGAACTCCACGATACTGGTCAACGTTTTCGAACGGGCCAAGACCGAAAAAGCGACGGAATCGGTTTTCAACCCGGCCAAGGACCTGGCTCTGGGAATTTCCTTCGATGGCGCCAGCATTCGGCCTACCTTCTTTCCTTATCTGCTTCAGGACGTCAAAGGCCAGTTGACCTTCTTCGACGGCTTGATCAAAATTCAAAACTTCGAAGGACGGCACGGGTCGACGGTGATCGCACTGCCGAAGGCTACCGTTACCATCCCGCCTGAAGGGGGTTACTATGCCGATCTCAACGATCTGAAAGCGACCAACATTCTTTTCGAACCGGAGTTTCTGAAAGCGCTGCCTCTCGATCTGCGCAAGGCGATAGAAGATCTCGAACTGAAGGGCCCGGTGCTCTTGAATGCGAACCGGATCGTGGTGACCGAGAAGGCCGCCACGCAACCCGCTTATCTGCCGACGGTGAAGAAAAACCTGCACAGGGATCTGTACCAGGCGGCTTACAATAATTTCCTGCCGGAGCCCGAACAGGAGCAGACGCCGCATCGATCGCTGGTCAATCAACGATTGAACTACCCGACGATTTACTGGGACGGCCGCCTCACGCTGACAAACGGCTCATTCGTCACCGGCATCCCCTGGAGGAACGCCTACGGCCAGTTTGTCAGCACCGGCGTTTACGAAGGCGACCATCCCGGCAAGATCTCCAGCAAGCTGGTTCTGGAACGGGCCACGATTCTCAAACAGCCGGTGGAGAATATTATCATCAGCCTGTTCATGACCCCCGACCAGCCGAAGCTGCTGTTGATCGACAGCATCCAGGCCAAAGTCTACGGCGGAGAATTGACGGGCGAAGCCCGGGTGCTGCTCGACGATCAGCCTTACTTCAATTTGAAGCTCACCGCGGCCCGAATGCGGCTTTCCGAATTCGCCCGCTCCCAGAATCTCGAGGCCAAGACCCGGCTGGAAGGACTGGCCTACGGGCGCTTGAAACTGACCAACTGCGATCACAAGGAAAAAGGCCAGCCGGTGCTCGAAGGTATTGGCGGCATCGATATTCCCAACGGCAGCAAAATCCTGAACGTCCCGGAACTGCTGAATCTGCTGAAGGCGATGAAGTTGCACGTGCCGGACGATACATTCTTCGACGAAGCCCACGCCAGCTTTCGCATCAAGAACAACCAGCTGTACTTTGGACAGATCGATCTGCTGGGCGATGCGGTGAACTTGGGCGGCGAAGGCGGCATGCATCTGGACGGCAGCAATGTGAAGCTCGAATTCTATACGATTTCCCGCTTTCACGACATGCTCAACAGCCCGCTCAGCAAGTTGACGGCCGGTATCAGCCGGAGTCTTCTGAAGATTGCCGTGCAGGGAGATTTCAACGGCAAACTGGATTATAAATCGCAGCCGGTTCCCATCGTAACGGATCCGCTGAAGAGGTTGATGGATCGCTAA
- a CDS encoding NADH-quinone oxidoreductase subunit B, with the protein MAVALPDFIISKLDWIANEARANSIWPMPFATACCGIELMATASSRYDIGRFGAEAMRFSPRQCDLMIVAGRVVMKMIPVMQRIWQQMPEPKWCISMGACASSGGVFDTYAVVQGIDRFIPVDVYVPGCPPRPEQLIRAVLDLQEKVRNTGTIDAREFAERKVFEGPASLYKELQPSETIVVPGDYSTATRTRN; encoded by the coding sequence ATGGCGGTAGCCTTACCCGATTTCATCATCAGCAAACTCGATTGGATCGCGAACGAAGCGCGAGCCAACAGCATCTGGCCCATGCCATTCGCCACCGCCTGCTGCGGCATCGAACTGATGGCCACGGCTAGTTCCCGCTACGACATTGGCCGATTCGGGGCCGAAGCCATGCGGTTTTCCCCCCGACAGTGCGACCTGATGATTGTCGCGGGCCGGGTGGTCATGAAGATGATTCCCGTAATGCAGCGAATCTGGCAGCAGATGCCCGAACCGAAGTGGTGCATCAGCATGGGGGCCTGTGCCTCCTCGGGTGGCGTATTCGATACTTATGCCGTCGTGCAGGGAATTGATCGGTTTATTCCTGTCGATGTGTACGTTCCGGGCTGCCCGCCCCGGCCAGAGCAGCTGATTCGGGCCGTGCTGGATCTTCAGGAGAAGGTTCGAAATACGGGTACGATCGACGCTCGCGAATTTGCCGAACGCAAAGTTTTCGAAGGCCCGGCCAGCCTCTACAAGGAACTGCAGCCGAGCGAAACCATCGTTGTGCCAGGCGACTACTCCACGGCCACTCGAACGCGAAACTAA
- a CDS encoding NADH-quinone oxidoreductase subunit A, producing the protein MPLLAVTDLPVQTTAGLEPAFDLVTYYPLFIFLGFVLLFAFGILVAVYTPFLKPKKDTVVKLMPYESGMDPVGDARMQFDIKFYLIAILFLVFDVELLFLYPWATIAYSDNAAPFWRAEFGRLVFIEILVFLLTLGIAYIYAWRKGVFAWR; encoded by the coding sequence GTGCCTCTTCTCGCGGTAACTGATCTGCCCGTTCAGACTACGGCCGGTTTGGAACCAGCTTTCGATCTGGTTACTTATTATCCCCTGTTCATTTTTCTGGGTTTTGTTCTGCTGTTTGCCTTTGGCATTCTGGTCGCGGTTTACACGCCGTTTCTCAAGCCGAAAAAAGATACCGTCGTGAAATTGATGCCCTACGAATCGGGGATGGATCCGGTGGGCGATGCCCGCATGCAGTTCGATATCAAGTTCTATCTGATCGCCATCTTGTTCCTGGTGTTCGACGTGGAATTGTTGTTCCTCTATCCCTGGGCGACCATCGCCTACTCGGATAATGCTGCTCCTTTCTGGCGGGCCGAATTCGGGCGGCTGGTCTTCATTGAAATTCTGGTTTTCCTTCTGACGCTGGGCATTGCCTACATCTATGCCTGGCGAAAAGGGGTGTTCGCATGGCGGTAG
- a CDS encoding aminoglycoside phosphotransferase family protein — MGKHDLPPQEVLRQFPLGWAEHWVPLPSGYSDACLWKNPSAKLVLKASLATSLTLGQLNDIRTWVDFTQAQGFHLLPQLIPTSNFQAGYEYQNRVWFLMSEMPGEPDLSKATMATGVQQIAEQLARLHAIWKSRFETCGPFPGVRRRMKILSTAEEIFSTFGQMIPHSTRSVSEDVRSWLIRLYLFLPSLVPVAVRQLESLQRLTVPIQPCLCDCWYRNFLFEDTQLTGLIDLDAMKLDHPSVDLARILGSLFPDHPAKWSEFFSYYQNGPGAPLVDPEWVRKLDFSGTVCAGLYWMRRLLLDNPSSGHSEQVHSKIEEILRRLSRPLISFGDPII; from the coding sequence ATGGGGAAGCACGATCTACCACCCCAGGAAGTTCTTCGCCAGTTTCCCCTGGGCTGGGCAGAGCATTGGGTGCCACTGCCCAGTGGCTATAGTGACGCCTGTCTTTGGAAAAACCCTTCCGCCAAATTGGTTTTGAAAGCCAGTCTGGCCACTTCACTAACATTGGGGCAACTGAACGACATTCGAACCTGGGTCGATTTCACTCAGGCTCAGGGCTTCCACCTTTTGCCACAACTGATTCCCACATCCAATTTTCAGGCAGGATACGAATACCAGAATCGCGTCTGGTTTTTGATGAGCGAAATGCCGGGTGAACCCGATCTTTCGAAAGCCACCATGGCTACCGGCGTCCAACAAATTGCCGAACAGCTCGCCCGCTTGCACGCCATTTGGAAAAGTCGCTTTGAAACTTGCGGACCTTTCCCCGGCGTCAGACGCCGGATGAAAATCTTGAGTACTGCGGAGGAAATATTCAGTACGTTTGGGCAGATGATACCTCATTCCACTCGGAGCGTATCCGAGGACGTGCGATCCTGGCTGATTCGACTCTATCTTTTTCTGCCAAGCCTGGTTCCGGTCGCGGTACGTCAACTGGAAAGCTTGCAACGCCTCACGGTTCCCATTCAACCTTGCTTATGTGACTGCTGGTATCGGAATTTCCTCTTCGAAGATACCCAACTGACTGGCCTCATCGATCTGGATGCGATGAAACTGGATCACCCGAGTGTGGATCTGGCCCGGATACTGGGTAGCCTGTTCCCCGATCACCCGGCGAAATGGTCCGAGTTTTTCTCGTACTACCAGAATGGTCCCGGGGCACCTCTCGTCGATCCCGAGTGGGTCCGAAAGCTCGACTTCAGCGGGACGGTATGTGCCGGACTGTACTGGATGAGGAGGTTGCTTCTGGATAATCCCTCTTCGGGCCACTCGGAGCAGGTCCATTCGAAGATCGAAGAAATCCTGCGCCGGCTGAGCCGCCCTTTAATTTCATTTGGGGACCCGATTATATAA
- a CDS encoding DUF5522 domain-containing protein: MLMAITMMGNSDQKETPRLVLTEGIDYTVESGRWVFTATYLRKRGYCCGSGCRNCPYSSVSPNPSPDQAIPPNSSQAGSTR, encoded by the coding sequence ATGCTTATGGCAATAACAATGATGGGAAACTCGGATCAAAAAGAAACCCCCCGTTTGGTATTAACCGAGGGGATCGACTACACCGTCGAAAGTGGGCGCTGGGTTTTCACAGCCACTTACCTGCGCAAACGCGGTTACTGCTGCGGCAGCGGCTGCCGAAATTGCCCTTACTCTTCTGTGAGTCCAAATCCTTCGCCGGACCAGGCCATTCCTCCCAACTCCTCGCAAGCTGGATCGACTCGCTAA
- a CDS encoding SDR family NAD(P)-dependent oxidoreductase, whose amino-acid sequence MTPGVAIVTGSGKKRVGWYVADALARKGYSVAVHYRSSEREARETVAHLQSLNVAAEAFRADLAKDQEVSSLVERVFQSFGRVDVLVNCAAIWERKKLEAVTAEDVRRHFEINTLGTFLCCQQVGLRMVAQPSGGCIINLGDWAEIRPYPDYSAYFPSKGGISVLTRNFAVELGLRNPNIRVNAILPGPVLLPEDLPQAERNEVIASTLVKREGRPENVAQAVLALIENDFITGVCLPVDGGRSVYAPNPQD is encoded by the coding sequence ATGACTCCTGGCGTAGCAATAGTTACCGGTAGTGGCAAAAAACGAGTGGGCTGGTATGTGGCCGATGCCCTGGCTCGCAAAGGCTATTCCGTGGCCGTGCACTACCGCAGTTCGGAACGCGAAGCACGCGAAACAGTGGCCCATCTGCAATCTCTAAATGTCGCCGCCGAAGCTTTTCGGGCCGATCTGGCGAAGGATCAGGAGGTTTCTTCGCTCGTAGAAAGAGTCTTCCAATCCTTCGGTCGAGTTGACGTTCTGGTTAACTGTGCGGCCATCTGGGAACGCAAAAAATTGGAAGCAGTCACGGCCGAGGATGTCCGAAGACATTTCGAAATCAATACTCTCGGGACATTCCTCTGCTGTCAGCAGGTGGGACTGCGAATGGTCGCTCAACCCAGTGGTGGCTGCATCATCAACCTCGGCGACTGGGCCGAGATTCGCCCCTATCCGGATTACTCGGCCTATTTCCCTTCCAAGGGAGGCATCTCGGTACTCACACGGAACTTCGCCGTCGAACTAGGCCTCCGAAATCCTAATATTCGAGTCAATGCCATACTCCCGGGGCCAGTCCTGCTGCCCGAGGATCTTCCTCAGGCGGAACGAAACGAAGTCATCGCGTCCACTTTAGTGAAACGGGAAGGCCGGCCGGAAAATGTCGCCCAGGCCGTGCTGGCCCTTATCGAAAATGACTTCATCACCGGAGTTTGTCTGCCAGTCGATGGCGGCCGGAGCGTCTATGCCCCGAATCCCCAGGACTAA
- the malQ gene encoding 4-alpha-glucanotransferase yields MSQNKIPRSSGILLHPTSLPGPFGIGDLGPAAYIWVEALAKANQRFWQILPLGPTGYGDSPYQCFSAFAGNANLISPELLEREELLRAEDISPPQFLTERIEYGRVIPYKQKLLRHAYENFQHFSTGGIKSAYESFCHEKRVWLDDYALFMALKDARKGESWTTWPREFLLRDGNRQVLEFTRKELELEIGFYKFTQFLFFRQWQSLREHARRNGISIVGDIPIFVAPDSADVWANSRLFLLDGQLKPRVVAGVPPDYFSPTGQLWGNPVYDWDAMAENGYQWWIDRLRATFEMVDYVRLDHFRGFCAAWHVPVDHLTAEKGKWVPGPGEKLFHIFRDTFQDLPIIAEDLGEITPDVYQLRDNFQLPGMKVLQFAFDEPKNAFLPCNYTSPNCVVYTGTHDNDTNLGWYKTLPESGRKFLRTYLGHDSQDVSWDLIRMAWSSVADLAIVPFQDVLNLGHEARMNTPGKPDDNWQWRFHGMHLHSPAFERLSELTALYNRVPK; encoded by the coding sequence GTGTCTCAGAATAAAATCCCTCGTTCCTCCGGCATCCTGCTCCATCCCACCTCGCTGCCGGGGCCCTTTGGAATCGGCGATCTGGGGCCCGCGGCCTACATCTGGGTGGAAGCATTAGCGAAGGCCAATCAGAGATTCTGGCAAATCCTTCCTTTAGGACCCACCGGCTATGGCGATTCGCCGTATCAATGCTTTTCCGCCTTCGCCGGGAATGCCAATCTCATCAGTCCGGAACTGTTGGAACGCGAAGAGTTGTTGCGGGCTGAGGATATTTCGCCGCCACAGTTCCTCACCGAACGCATCGAATACGGCCGCGTGATTCCCTACAAGCAAAAGCTGCTACGGCACGCCTACGAAAACTTCCAGCACTTCTCCACAGGCGGGATCAAATCGGCCTACGAGAGTTTCTGCCACGAAAAGCGGGTCTGGCTGGACGATTACGCTCTCTTCATGGCCTTGAAGGATGCCCGAAAAGGCGAGAGCTGGACGACCTGGCCGCGCGAATTTTTGCTGCGCGACGGCAATCGGCAGGTACTCGAGTTCACCCGTAAAGAACTCGAACTGGAAATCGGCTTTTATAAGTTCACGCAGTTTTTGTTCTTCCGTCAGTGGCAGAGCCTCCGCGAGCATGCCCGGCGGAATGGCATCTCCATTGTGGGCGACATCCCGATTTTCGTGGCACCTGACTCGGCGGACGTCTGGGCGAACAGTCGGCTGTTTCTGCTCGATGGACAGTTGAAGCCGCGAGTGGTGGCCGGGGTGCCGCCCGATTATTTCAGTCCGACCGGACAGCTTTGGGGGAACCCGGTTTATGACTGGGACGCCATGGCGGAGAATGGCTACCAGTGGTGGATCGATCGGCTGCGGGCCACCTTCGAGATGGTCGATTATGTCCGGCTCGATCATTTTCGAGGCTTCTGTGCCGCCTGGCACGTTCCCGTCGATCATTTGACTGCGGAGAAAGGGAAATGGGTTCCGGGGCCGGGCGAAAAGCTCTTCCATATCTTCCGCGATACCTTCCAGGATCTGCCGATTATCGCTGAAGACCTCGGGGAGATCACTCCCGATGTTTATCAGTTGCGAGATAACTTCCAACTGCCCGGTATGAAGGTACTGCAGTTCGCTTTCGATGAGCCGAAGAATGCCTTTTTGCCCTGCAACTACACTTCTCCCAACTGCGTGGTCTACACCGGCACGCACGACAACGACACGAATCTGGGCTGGTATAAAACGCTGCCGGAGTCCGGGCGAAAATTCCTGCGGACTTATCTGGGACACGATTCGCAGGATGTCTCCTGGGATCTCATCCGGATGGCCTGGTCGAGCGTGGCCGATCTGGCCATAGTCCCTTTCCAGGATGTTTTGAATTTGGGGCACGAAGCGCGAATGAACACTCCCGGTAAGCCCGACGACAACTGGCAGTGGCGCTTCCATGGAATGCATCTGCACAGCCCGGCCTTCGAACGCCTTTCCGAACTGACGGCGTTATATAATCGGGTCCCCAAATGA
- a CDS encoding phosphopantothenoylcysteine decarboxylase domain-containing protein yields the protein MHILVTAGNTQTPIDDVRCITNIFTGRTGTRIALKAYERGHQVTLLTSHPEVVREIYPMIMEHTRWHVQTYRTFEDLDQLLKMHVPSGKFDAIVHCAAVSDYKVDGIFTADNRDARASKIKSHHTELWLKLTPTPKLIDRFRAEWKYSGHLVKFKLETGLLEEELLQVAEASRQQSQADWMVANLFETRNQWAYLGNGEGTYSKVTRVELPERLIRLLEKA from the coding sequence ATGCATATTCTGGTGACCGCCGGCAATACCCAAACGCCTATCGACGATGTGCGCTGCATAACAAATATTTTTACCGGCAGAACCGGCACCCGAATTGCTCTGAAAGCCTACGAACGGGGCCATCAGGTCACGCTCTTGACCTCCCATCCCGAAGTGGTTCGGGAAATCTATCCGATGATTATGGAGCATACCCGCTGGCACGTGCAGACTTACCGGACCTTCGAGGATCTCGATCAGTTGTTGAAAATGCACGTTCCCTCCGGAAAATTCGACGCCATAGTACACTGCGCGGCCGTGAGCGATTACAAAGTGGATGGGATTTTCACGGCCGACAATCGGGATGCGCGAGCCAGTAAGATCAAGAGCCATCACACTGAGTTGTGGTTGAAACTGACGCCCACTCCTAAACTGATCGATCGCTTTCGAGCGGAATGGAAATATTCGGGCCATCTGGTGAAATTCAAGTTGGAGACTGGTTTACTCGAGGAAGAGTTGCTTCAGGTGGCGGAGGCCTCCCGCCAACAATCGCAGGCCGACTGGATGGTGGCCAACCTGTTTGAGACCCGAAACCAGTGGGCATACCTGGGAAATGGCGAAGGGACTTACAGCAAGGTAACGCGAGTCGAATTGCCGGAGCGTTTAATACGACTGCTGGAAAAAGCCTAA